In Aquiflexum balticum DSM 16537, a single genomic region encodes these proteins:
- a CDS encoding IS701 family transposase, whose protein sequence is MFSDCKLAFKQIRTWKRASVLAEGLLGCVGRSTVTGMITATGQHFKDWSAAYRLFQGDRMNTDALFSVIRKSVADAVSADEGEIYAHMDDTLLRKTGKKVEGAKWMRDPLGPPFHTNFVWGQRFIQMSLSLCSGMDKVQATTVPVDLQHCPTARKPKKDSPREDHDLYRETQKKTKLSLIGSQRISALRKGLDSDGHRGKSLVVSVDGSYTNETVLKKLVDNVILIGRVRKDCKLYGLPDVSPENSKGRKRVYGDELPTPEQIRQSDEYGWKEVKAWAAGKIHTFNIKTVEKVRWEKSGPMNLRLVVIRPVGYRLTKKSKLLYRDPAYLICTSTELPLEKLLQAYLWRWGIEVNFRDQKTLMGCGQAQVRKEIPCSKVPQFVTAVYSMLLVSASKAKITELPRPKWYSKKKNRRTTTQDIINQFRAINWTDSVKINFTDFVAMENKQRSAKNNPIHSLSSLFYTRN, encoded by the coding sequence CTGTTCTCGGACTGTAAATTGGCCTTTAAGCAGATCCGGACCTGGAAAAGGGCTTCCGTACTTGCAGAAGGTCTTTTGGGCTGTGTCGGCAGGAGTACCGTAACGGGTATGATAACGGCCACCGGACAGCATTTCAAAGACTGGTCGGCGGCATACCGCCTTTTTCAGGGGGACAGGATGAATACCGATGCGCTGTTTTCAGTCATCAGGAAGTCCGTAGCGGATGCTGTTTCGGCGGACGAAGGGGAGATCTATGCCCATATGGACGATACACTTCTGAGAAAAACAGGTAAAAAAGTGGAGGGGGCCAAATGGATGAGGGATCCGCTGGGCCCGCCTTTTCATACCAACTTTGTATGGGGCCAGCGTTTTATACAGATGTCCCTTTCTCTGTGTTCCGGAATGGACAAAGTACAGGCCACGACCGTTCCTGTTGATCTTCAACACTGCCCCACTGCCCGTAAACCCAAAAAGGACAGTCCCCGGGAAGATCATGACCTTTACAGGGAAACACAAAAAAAGACCAAACTGAGCCTGATAGGATCCCAAAGGATCTCTGCCCTCAGAAAGGGGCTTGATTCGGACGGGCACAGAGGAAAAAGTCTGGTGGTGAGCGTGGACGGCAGCTATACCAATGAGACTGTTCTCAAAAAACTTGTTGATAATGTCATCCTGATCGGAAGGGTCCGCAAAGACTGCAAGCTTTATGGGCTGCCCGATGTTTCCCCTGAAAACAGCAAGGGCAGAAAGCGTGTCTACGGAGATGAGCTGCCCACCCCGGAACAGATCCGTCAGTCCGATGAATACGGCTGGAAGGAAGTCAAAGCATGGGCGGCAGGAAAAATACATACTTTCAATATCAAGACGGTAGAGAAGGTGAGATGGGAAAAATCAGGGCCGATGAATCTGAGGCTGGTGGTCATAAGACCTGTCGGATACAGGCTCACAAAAAAATCAAAACTGCTTTACAGGGATCCCGCATACCTGATCTGTACATCCACAGAACTCCCGCTTGAAAAACTGCTGCAGGCATATCTGTGGCGATGGGGTATAGAAGTGAATTTTAGGGACCAGAAAACATTGATGGGATGTGGGCAGGCACAGGTAAGAAAAGAAATACCCTGCAGCAAGGTACCTCAGTTCGTCACCGCCGTTTACTCAATGTTGCTGGTCTCGGCATCAAAAGCCAAAATCACAGAACTGCCAAGGCCCAAGTGGTACAGCAAAAAGAAAAACCGCAGAACAACGACCCAGGACATTATAAACCAGTTCAGGGCCATAAACTGGACTGATTCTGTCAAAATCAATTTCACCGACTTCGTCGCAATGGAAAATAAACAGCGAAGTGCCAAAAATAACCCTATTCATTCACTGTCAAGCTTGTTCTATACCAGAAATTAG
- a CDS encoding calcineurin-like phosphoesterase C-terminal domain-containing protein yields MKKIQLLFVALIFTGSAFAQQNVSGTVYEDLNANGKKERREKGLPNVAVSNGLQVVQTDKNGKYELPLAEDQTIFVIKPASHELPTDANNIPQFYYIHKPNGSPANMKYPGVAPTGKLPKSVDFGLLPSNTDKKFTALIFGDPQPYTLDEIAYFKKGIVSEVENIQGVAFGAALGDLVGDRPDFFPLYAEAVGKIGVPWFQVMGNHDMNFDADKDEYSDESFTANFGPATYAFNYGDAHFVVLEDILYPDPRDGQGYWGGLRPDQLQFLENNLKLVPKDKLIVLLMHIPLFEENGDSFRDADREKILELLSPFAKTLSMSAHTHYMKQTFFGKEDGYNQPKAHHHYNVGTPSGDWYSGKILADGTPDATMRDGSPKGYLFLDINNADFKVRYKAAGKSDTYQMEIFAPKVLAKDVRTSSSIVVNFFTGAADNKVRYRINQGEWKNMTQMESYDPTYLLKVYEWDTTEEVMPGRRPSNPAITDHLWRAPISSNMEVGEHTIEVEATDIFGQVHRGKKTFKVMDAN; encoded by the coding sequence ATGAAAAAAATTCAACTCCTGTTTGTTGCACTGATTTTTACTGGTTCGGCATTTGCGCAGCAAAACGTCAGTGGAACTGTCTATGAAGACCTCAATGCCAACGGCAAAAAAGAAAGAAGGGAAAAAGGACTGCCAAATGTTGCGGTTTCCAATGGTCTTCAAGTGGTACAAACCGACAAAAACGGAAAGTATGAGCTTCCCCTTGCGGAGGATCAAACCATCTTCGTCATCAAGCCGGCTTCCCATGAATTGCCTACTGATGCCAACAACATCCCCCAGTTTTACTATATACACAAACCCAATGGTTCTCCTGCCAATATGAAATATCCAGGAGTTGCACCTACGGGGAAACTTCCCAAGTCGGTGGATTTTGGGTTATTGCCAAGCAATACAGATAAGAAGTTCACAGCTTTGATTTTTGGGGATCCTCAGCCATATACTTTGGATGAGATAGCGTATTTCAAAAAAGGGATAGTCTCGGAAGTTGAAAATATACAAGGCGTTGCTTTTGGGGCAGCTTTGGGAGACTTGGTGGGAGACAGGCCAGATTTTTTCCCGCTCTATGCAGAGGCAGTAGGCAAAATAGGTGTGCCATGGTTTCAGGTTATGGGTAACCACGACATGAACTTTGATGCAGACAAAGATGAATATAGCGATGAATCCTTTACTGCTAACTTTGGTCCGGCTACTTATGCCTTCAATTATGGAGATGCGCATTTTGTGGTACTGGAAGACATCCTCTATCCCGACCCGAGGGATGGTCAGGGATATTGGGGCGGATTAAGGCCTGATCAATTGCAGTTTTTGGAAAACAACCTCAAACTGGTTCCCAAGGACAAGTTGATAGTGTTGTTGATGCATATTCCCTTGTTTGAAGAAAACGGGGATAGTTTCAGGGATGCGGATCGGGAGAAAATCCTGGAACTGCTTTCCCCTTTTGCCAAAACCCTTTCCATGTCCGCACATACCCATTACATGAAGCAGACATTTTTTGGAAAAGAAGATGGCTACAATCAACCCAAAGCCCATCACCACTACAATGTCGGCACACCTTCCGGAGATTGGTACAGCGGAAAAATACTTGCTGACGGCACCCCTGATGCCACCATGCGGGACGGTTCACCAAAAGGTTATCTGTTTTTGGACATCAATAATGCTGATTTCAAGGTTCGCTATAAAGCTGCCGGAAAATCCGATACTTACCAAATGGAGATCTTCGCCCCTAAAGTCTTGGCGAAGGATGTTCGCACCAGTTCAAGCATCGTGGTCAACTTCTTTACCGGAGCAGCCGACAATAAAGTAAGATACCGGATCAATCAAGGGGAATGGAAAAACATGACCCAAATGGAAAGCTATGATCCCACTTATTTGCTGAAAGTATATGAATGGGACACCACTGAGGAAGTTATGCCGGGCAGAAGACCTTCCAATCCTGCCATAACTGACCACCTATGGAGAGCTCCTATCTCCTCCAACATGGAAGTCGGTGAACATACCATAGAAGTAGAAGCCACGGATATATTTGGACAGGTTCATAGGGGGAAAAAGACTTTTAAGGTGATGGATGCTAATTGA
- a CDS encoding Gfo/Idh/MocA family protein has protein sequence MKTDITDSSRRSFLAKSATLAAGSVFLNSISEALTLHNNPDEKMKIVLVGLGIRGVNMFGREVQRIYPDQIEFVGLCDINPGRLEFGKKHIGVDCPLYTDFDKMLAERKPDVVIVTTVDNTHHEFIIKALDFGSNVITEKPMTTDQFKCQAILDAERKSGKKVIVTFNYRYSPHRQRMHEILHSGEIGEITSVDFHWYLNTSHGADYFRRWHGYKEKGGTLLVHKSTHHFDLLNWWLDSDPEEVFAYGALEFYGKNGKFRHTHCRPCPHKSNCDFYWDITKSQHMVDLYVNNEQHDGYLRDGCVFREDIDIYDKMAVQIRYMNGVQVSYSLTTYSPYEGYRIAFNGTKGRLEAWIKESQPWQEMAQDELRLTKNFGDTEIITIPHGGGGHGGGDTRLKDKLFKDPTMADPYRQSAGTRDGAMSILVGIAARNSIESGRPVRIAELTDIELKKKGRI, from the coding sequence ATGAAAACCGACATCACAGATTCCTCAAGAAGAAGCTTTTTGGCAAAATCAGCCACCTTGGCGGCAGGATCCGTTTTTTTAAACAGTATTTCTGAAGCTTTGACGCTCCATAATAATCCCGATGAAAAGATGAAAATCGTCCTGGTGGGACTTGGAATCAGGGGAGTCAATATGTTTGGCAGGGAAGTCCAAAGGATTTATCCTGATCAGATTGAGTTTGTAGGACTCTGTGATATCAATCCGGGCCGATTGGAATTCGGAAAAAAACACATTGGAGTGGACTGTCCCCTTTACACGGATTTTGATAAGATGTTGGCCGAAAGAAAGCCGGATGTGGTGATTGTGACCACGGTGGATAATACCCATCACGAATTCATCATCAAAGCCCTTGATTTTGGGAGTAATGTGATCACCGAAAAACCCATGACCACGGATCAGTTCAAGTGTCAGGCCATTCTTGATGCAGAGCGAAAGTCAGGGAAAAAGGTTATTGTGACATTCAATTACCGGTATTCTCCTCACCGTCAGCGTATGCATGAAATCCTGCATTCGGGAGAAATAGGGGAAATTACCTCTGTGGATTTTCATTGGTATCTCAATACTTCCCATGGTGCGGATTATTTTAGAAGGTGGCATGGCTATAAAGAAAAAGGGGGAACCCTTTTGGTGCACAAATCCACACACCATTTTGATTTACTCAATTGGTGGTTGGATTCTGATCCGGAAGAAGTTTTTGCTTATGGAGCACTTGAGTTTTATGGAAAAAACGGCAAATTCCGCCATACCCATTGCAGACCTTGCCCGCATAAGAGCAATTGTGATTTTTATTGGGACATTACTAAAAGCCAGCATATGGTCGATCTTTATGTCAACAATGAGCAACATGATGGTTACCTTAGAGACGGTTGTGTTTTCAGAGAAGATATTGATATCTATGATAAAATGGCGGTTCAGATCCGGTATATGAACGGTGTACAGGTTTCATATTCCCTGACTACTTATTCACCTTATGAAGGTTACCGCATCGCCTTCAATGGTACCAAAGGCCGGCTTGAAGCCTGGATCAAGGAAAGTCAGCCTTGGCAGGAGATGGCGCAGGATGAGCTTCGGCTCACCAAAAACTTTGGAGATACCGAAATCATCACTATTCCCCATGGCGGAGGAGGACATGGTGGAGGAGATACCCGATTAAAAGACAAACTCTTTAAAGATCCCACTATGGCCGACCCTTACCGTCAATCAGCCGGAACAAGGGATGGGGCGATGTCTATCTTGGTGGGAATTGCTGCAAGAAACAGTATTGAAAGCGGAAGACCCGTAAGGATTGCCGAACTGACGGATATTGAGTTGAAGAAGAAAGGGCGGATTTGA
- a CDS encoding ATP-binding protein, producing the protein MAYQRKEKASLLKRLKDEPRRFIQVIYGPRQVGKTTMVRQIMEELDYPHHLVAADAVPAGDGLWIAQQWGNVRIRQQQQADKPFLLVIDEVQKIDNWSEQIKAEWDRDAAEGRDIRVVLLGSPRLMLQQGLTESLAGRFEATYLGHWSYKEMKDAFGLTAEEFVWFGGYPGAIALREDEDRWKSYVRDALLETSISKDILMLTRVDKPALMKRLFELGSAYSGQILSFTKIMGQLTDAGNTTTLANYLELLNDAGLLAGLEKYSPNMVRKRSSSPKFQVYNTAIMSGISGESLDTLLEDHEAWGRWVESAVGAHLINQVFKDKKLSLHYWREGNDEVDYVVEYKKRVIGLEVKSGKTGKLSGLNAFDKKFKPEKSLLIGADGIPWQEFLQMDVVDLF; encoded by the coding sequence ATGGCATACCAAAGGAAAGAAAAAGCAAGCTTGCTGAAACGGCTGAAGGATGAACCGAGGAGGTTTATACAGGTCATCTATGGACCTCGGCAGGTAGGTAAGACTACAATGGTCAGGCAAATTATGGAAGAACTTGATTATCCCCATCACTTGGTGGCTGCGGATGCTGTGCCGGCAGGGGATGGCTTGTGGATAGCGCAGCAATGGGGAAATGTCCGGATCCGGCAGCAACAACAAGCTGACAAACCATTTCTCCTGGTCATCGATGAAGTCCAAAAGATCGACAACTGGTCCGAACAGATCAAAGCTGAATGGGATAGAGATGCCGCTGAGGGTAGGGACATCAGGGTTGTTTTGTTGGGTTCGCCAAGGTTGATGCTGCAGCAGGGACTGACAGAATCTTTGGCAGGAAGGTTTGAAGCCACTTACCTCGGGCATTGGTCCTATAAGGAAATGAAGGATGCCTTTGGTCTGACAGCTGAGGAGTTTGTGTGGTTTGGGGGCTATCCTGGTGCGATTGCGCTGAGAGAGGATGAAGACAGGTGGAAAAGCTATGTCCGGGATGCGCTTTTGGAGACGAGTATCTCCAAAGACATCCTGATGCTCACCCGGGTGGATAAACCTGCCTTGATGAAGCGTTTGTTTGAATTGGGATCGGCTTATTCGGGACAGATTCTGAGTTTTACCAAAATCATGGGACAACTGACCGATGCGGGTAACACCACCACACTGGCAAATTATCTCGAGCTGTTGAATGATGCCGGGCTGTTGGCTGGATTGGAAAAATACAGCCCTAATATGGTCAGAAAGCGCTCTTCCAGTCCCAAGTTTCAGGTGTATAACACGGCGATCATGTCGGGGATTTCGGGTGAAAGTCTCGATACTTTGCTTGAAGACCATGAGGCCTGGGGAAGGTGGGTGGAATCTGCGGTTGGCGCGCACCTCATCAATCAGGTATTCAAGGACAAAAAGCTTTCTCTACATTATTGGCGGGAAGGCAATGACGAAGTGGATTATGTGGTTGAATACAAGAAGCGGGTGATTGGACTTGAAGTGAAGTCCGGTAAGACAGGAAAACTATCCGGCTTGAATGCATTCGATAAAAAATTCAAACCTGAAAAATCCCTCCTGATCGGTGCAGACGGGATTCCATGGCAGGAGTTTTTGCAAATGGATGTAGTGGATTTGTTTTAA
- the hemN gene encoding oxygen-independent coproporphyrinogen III oxidase: MKTVSPRLLQKYNVPAPRYTSYPTVPLWADDLNENGWIGLMKKAYEDFGPTEGVTLYIHLPYCESLCTYCGCNKRITKNHAVETPYITSILNEWDAYLKIIDDQPKLAGIHLGGGTPTFFSPESLKELLSFILESSVLMSNAELSFEGHPNNTTREHLQTLFDLGFKRVSYGIQDFDLAVQKAIHRIQPFERVKEATEVAREIGYDSVNFDLIYGLPHQTLETIENTFKQVSLLKPDRIAFYSYAHLPAAFPAQKSFEQFLPLESEKRVLYEKGKVQLAAMGYHEIGMDHFALSNDPLYAAKENKTLHRNFMGYTTSPSKILIGLGNSSISDVYYAYAQNTKEIDLYKEQISLKHFAISKGHIMSKEDIETRELILNLICNQKATWNFCYYSLLGKKNWDKLKVFKEEGLIEFDSKGIEVFEAGLPFIRNICMVFDLRMQEKEEAKFGFSKAI, translated from the coding sequence ATGAAAACAGTATCTCCCAGACTTTTGCAAAAGTACAATGTGCCCGCCCCGCGCTACACTTCCTACCCCACCGTTCCCCTTTGGGCCGATGACCTGAATGAAAACGGCTGGATTGGATTGATGAAAAAAGCTTACGAAGACTTTGGCCCAACTGAAGGCGTAACATTATACATACATCTCCCCTATTGCGAAAGTCTCTGCACTTACTGTGGCTGCAACAAGCGCATTACCAAAAACCATGCAGTAGAAACTCCTTACATCACCTCCATTCTGAATGAATGGGATGCTTACCTGAAGATAATTGATGACCAACCAAAACTGGCCGGTATCCACTTGGGAGGGGGTACACCTACCTTTTTCTCACCTGAATCACTCAAAGAGCTATTATCCTTTATTTTGGAAAGTAGTGTATTGATGTCCAATGCTGAATTAAGTTTTGAAGGTCATCCCAATAATACCACAAGAGAACATTTACAGACTTTATTTGACCTGGGTTTCAAAAGGGTCAGCTATGGGATTCAGGATTTCGATTTGGCTGTTCAGAAGGCAATTCACCGGATTCAGCCTTTTGAAAGGGTAAAAGAAGCCACAGAAGTGGCAAGGGAAATAGGCTATGATTCTGTAAATTTTGACCTGATATATGGTCTTCCGCATCAGACTTTAGAGACTATTGAAAACACATTCAAACAGGTCTCCTTGTTAAAACCTGACCGGATTGCATTTTACAGTTATGCCCATCTTCCCGCTGCCTTTCCTGCCCAAAAGAGCTTTGAGCAGTTTTTGCCTTTGGAATCAGAGAAAAGAGTACTCTATGAGAAAGGTAAGGTGCAACTTGCTGCAATGGGCTACCATGAAATCGGCATGGACCATTTTGCTCTTTCAAATGATCCCCTTTACGCAGCCAAAGAGAATAAAACCCTTCATAGGAATTTCATGGGCTACACCACCTCTCCTTCCAAAATCCTGATCGGTTTGGGAAACAGTTCCATCTCAGATGTCTACTATGCCTATGCCCAGAATACCAAAGAAATTGACCTTTACAAAGAACAGATCAGTCTGAAGCACTTTGCGATAAGCAAGGGACATATCATGAGCAAAGAAGACATTGAAACTAGAGAACTCATCCTTAACCTGATTTGCAACCAAAAGGCAACCTGGAATTTCTGTTACTATTCCTTATTGGGCAAGAAAAACTGGGATAAATTGAAAGTATTCAAAGAAGAAGGATTGATAGAATTTGACTCCAAAGGAATAGAAGTGTTTGAAGCAGGACTACCTTTTATCAGGAATATCTGTATGGTTTTTGACTTGAGGATGCAGGAAAAAGAAGAGGCTAAGTTTGGATTCAGTAAGGCAATTTAA